In Malus sylvestris chromosome 16, drMalSylv7.2, whole genome shotgun sequence, the following are encoded in one genomic region:
- the LOC126606975 gene encoding probable leucine-rich repeat receptor-like protein kinase At2g33170 — translation MGANLFSGEIPPELGSLSSFQIAMNLSFNNFTGRIPPALGNLNLLEFLLLNNNHLTGEIPSTFESLSSLLGCNFSYNDLTGALPSTPLFQNMDISSFIGNKGLCGGSLGGCNVNSSPQSVPSLESGVTHRSKIVTVIAAAVGGVSLILIAVILYFMRRPGQRVPFLQYKDALSPDTDMYLPAKEGFTFQDLVEATNNFHESYVIGRGACGIVYKAVNQVRCIKDEDGKVLATENAVKDRWRGYFHNLFNEGHERSTSLEELSNSEECRNYSFYRRIRKEEVVVALKKMKHRKAVGPDDIPIEVWKVLGETGIAWLTDLFNRILKTKKMPNEW, via the coding sequence ATGGGTGCTAACTTGTTTTCTGGTGAAATACCACCGGAATTGGGTTCTCTTTCAAGCTTTCAGATTGCAATGAATCTCAGTTTTAATAATTTCACTGGGAGAATACCGCCAGCGCTTGGAAATCTTAATTTACTTGAATTCCTCTTGCTCAATAACAACCATTTGACTGGTGAAATTCCCAGCACATTTGAGAGTCTGTCAAGCTTACTAGGGTGCAACTTCTCCTACAACGACCTTACTGGAGCTTTACCTTCCACCCCATTGTTTCAGAACATGGATATTAGCAGCTTCATTGGTAACAAAGGGCTCTGTGGCGGATCGCTTGGTGGTTGCAATGTAAATTCATCTCCTCAATCTGTTCCATCTCTAGAAAGTGGAGTTACTCACCGCAGTAAAATTGTTACAGTAATTGCAGCTGCTGTAGGTGGTGTTTCTCTTATTCTAATTGCTGTTATCCTATACTTCATGAGACGTCCAGGCCAGAGGGTTCCTTTCTTGCAATATAAGGATGCTCTATCTCCTGATACAGATATGTACTTACCTGCAAAGGAGGGATTTACGTTCCAAGATCTAGTTGAGGCGAcaaacaactttcatgaaagcTATGTTATTGGAAGGGGGGCTTGTGGAATAGTTTATAAGGCagtaaaccaagtgaggtgcatcaaggatgaggatggaaaggtccttgctacagagaacgcggtcaaagatagatggagaggttattttcataatcttttcaatgaaggacatgaaaggagtacttctttagaggagttgagtaactcagaagagtgtagaaactattccttttatcgtcgaatcaggaaggaagaagtggttgtagctttgaagaagatgaagcatagaaaagcagtgggcccagatgatataccgatcgaagtgtggaaagtcttgggagagacaggtatagcatggctcactgaccttttcaataggattttgaaaacgaagaagatgccaaatgagtggtga
- the LOC126606979 gene encoding S-protein homolog 21-like — protein MKILTSILLIFSLAFFVICMSILEPQNFYGTEYNIRVVNGFTNNSSLPLVIWCASQNSDLGGRALQEHDDFSWSLRTSLWGTTDLFKCTMKWDRIRRSFEAFKASRDIQRCGPFRKCSWLVREDGFYFSNDEVNWKKDFSWL, from the coding sequence ATGAAGATCCTTACCAGCATTTTGCTTATTTTTTCTCTTGCATTCTTCGTAATCTGCATGTCAATACTAGAACCCCAGAACTTCTACGGCACCGAATACAACATTCGAGTCGTCAACGGCTTCACAAACAACTCGTCCTTGCCGTTGGTGATTTGGTGTGCATCACAGAACAGTGATCTTGGTGGACGTGCGCTTCAGGAGCATGACGATTTTAGCTGGAGCCTGAGGACCAGTCTTTGGGGCACTACTGACCTTTTCAAATGTACCATGAAATGGGACCGAATAAGGAGGAGTTTTGAGGCGTTTAAGGCTTCGAGGGATATTCAGAGGTGCGGTCCTTTTAGGAAGTGTTCTTGGTTGGTCAGAGAAGATGGGTTTTATTTCAGCAATGATGAAGTAAATTGGAAAAAAGATTTTTCATGGTTGTAA